In the Chroococcidiopsis sp. SAG 2025 genome, one interval contains:
- a CDS encoding ABC transporter ATP-binding protein: MLSVQELSVTFTVYEQGLTQKQLTPITSLDLEIGTGEVIAVVGSSGSGKSLLAHAVLGILPPNATVGGKIVFQGELLTLQRQTALRGREIALIPQSVDYLDPLMPVGLQVTRAAQLSGLSSREAKQAVKQVFNRYGLDLAVQQLYPFQLSGGMARRVLVATAAVGRAVLLIADEPTPGLHPDVVVETLNHLRELASEGKGVLLITHDIEAALQVADRVAVFYAGTTVEIAKKKDFANGLLRHPYTLALWRSLPRNRFVPVPGSQPNPDTLPVGCLFAERCPLATAACYEARPPLREVRGGLVRCIHA, from the coding sequence ATGCTGTCAGTTCAGGAGCTAAGTGTCACCTTTACCGTGTACGAGCAGGGCTTGACTCAAAAACAATTAACTCCCATTACTAGTCTAGATCTGGAAATTGGCACAGGTGAGGTCATAGCTGTTGTTGGTTCGAGCGGCTCGGGTAAAAGTTTGCTAGCCCACGCAGTGCTCGGGATTCTACCCCCAAACGCTACAGTGGGAGGGAAAATAGTGTTTCAAGGCGAGCTGCTGACTCTGCAGCGCCAAACTGCACTACGGGGGCGAGAAATTGCCTTGATTCCGCAGTCAGTTGACTACCTCGACCCCCTCATGCCTGTCGGGCTACAAGTAACTCGCGCCGCGCAGTTGAGTGGTTTGTCCTCCAGAGAAGCAAAACAAGCTGTCAAGCAGGTCTTCAACCGCTATGGGCTGGATTTAGCAGTGCAGCAACTTTATCCATTTCAACTATCGGGAGGAATGGCGCGGCGGGTGCTGGTTGCTACAGCAGCAGTGGGACGGGCAGTTTTGTTGATTGCCGACGAACCTACACCTGGTCTACACCCAGACGTAGTCGTGGAGACGCTTAATCATCTGCGCGAATTAGCTAGCGAGGGCAAGGGAGTACTGTTGATTACCCACGATATTGAAGCAGCACTGCAAGTAGCCGACCGCGTGGCTGTTTTCTATGCCGGCACAACTGTAGAGATTGCCAAGAAAAAAGATTTTGCTAACGGGTTGCTGCGCCATCCCTACACATTGGCGTTATGGCGGTCTCTACCTCGAAATCGCTTTGTCCCAGTACCAGGCTCGCAGCCTAACCCAGACACTTTGCCTGTTGGCTGCCTGTTTGCAGAGCGATGCCCGCTCGCTACAGCGGCTTGCTACGAGGCTCGTCCTCCACTCCGCGAGGTGCGCGGCGGATTAGTCAGGTGTATCCATGCTTAA
- a CDS encoding TonB-dependent siderophore receptor: MSKNSYNNLWRLGLGIGFVPTLVFIAQPARADTIQVTAASLNPTDKGIEVVLETADDRVPQVFTSAYGKTFVANIINTQLRLPSGQEFRQENPSRDIASVVVTSLGANSVRVRVTGVADAPKVQLNRSDRGLIFSLTPATTPTATQPTLATLQQPTPTAPPKPQTATAQPPASNTDESLEILVTGERESYRVPSSTTGTKLEVPQRDIPQSIQVIPRQVIEDRQVVRLNELTDNVSGVQRVPGYGGLSSVGVRIRGFTTQFETLRNGFRDFGYLSPRDLANVERVEVLKGPASVLYGGGVTGFSGQINTITKKPLEEPLYQINMTAGSYDFYRPTLDFTGSLTGDRSLLYRLNLAYENADSFRDFNGNESYLIAPALTWKIGDRTNLTVELEQQHQNYFFDNGFPAEPEFLDLPRDRFVLGEPDLNDAEWDSTSITYNLEHEFSDNWKFRQGFNATTVNGSTASSFFDPLEADRRTLPRIFSESEESQENYSLQNEFFGKFNTGSVRHNFLFGVELARYRFDFTFFDGEIDPIDILDPVYGARPRNFAPGDRTAYGADNLGIYLQDLVELTPNFKILAGGRFDLNDAYRDEFDAAEQDQDETNSDFSPRLGIVYQPSQNTSLYASYSQSFAQLLPRSQINEQFKPTTGEQFEIGVKQDFNDRLSATLALYQLTRQNVLTTDPTDPNFQIQTGEQRSRGVELDLAGELLPGWNLIATYAYTDAVVTEDNDIPEGDRLDGTPKHSASLWTTYQIQDGSLQGLGFGLGLTFQGDREAQIPNSITLPSYVRTDAAIFYRQNNYKIALNIKNLFNTKYYESIENFSIFPGAPTTVLGTVSVEF, encoded by the coding sequence GTGAGCAAAAATTCGTATAACAATCTATGGAGATTGGGATTAGGAATTGGTTTTGTACCTACCTTAGTATTCATCGCTCAACCCGCACGCGCCGACACAATTCAAGTCACGGCAGCGTCACTTAACCCTACAGACAAGGGGATTGAAGTCGTATTAGAAACAGCTGACGATCGGGTTCCCCAAGTATTCACTAGTGCTTATGGCAAAACTTTTGTTGCTAATATTATAAATACTCAATTACGTCTACCTTCTGGTCAAGAATTTCGCCAAGAAAACCCTAGCCGAGATATTGCCTCTGTGGTAGTGACTTCTTTGGGAGCTAACAGCGTTCGAGTCAGAGTCACGGGAGTTGCAGATGCACCAAAAGTACAGCTAAATAGAAGCGATCGCGGTTTGATTTTCAGCCTCACTCCCGCAACAACTCCTACAGCCACTCAACCCACACTAGCAACACTGCAACAGCCAACCCCCACAGCACCACCGAAACCTCAAACAGCAACAGCTCAACCTCCTGCCTCAAATACCGACGAATCACTTGAAATATTAGTGACAGGCGAACGAGAAAGCTATCGAGTACCAAGCTCAACTACGGGAACAAAGCTAGAAGTTCCACAACGGGATATTCCACAGTCGATTCAAGTGATTCCGCGTCAGGTAATTGAAGATCGACAAGTAGTGAGACTAAATGAATTAACTGATAACGTCAGTGGCGTACAGCGAGTCCCAGGCTACGGCGGACTATCTTCTGTTGGGGTACGGATTCGCGGTTTTACGACGCAGTTTGAAACTTTACGGAATGGGTTTCGAGATTTTGGTTATTTAAGTCCACGCGATCTCGCCAACGTCGAACGAGTGGAGGTTCTTAAAGGTCCAGCCTCAGTGCTGTATGGCGGCGGAGTGACTGGTTTTAGCGGACAAATCAATACGATAACCAAAAAACCCCTTGAGGAACCGCTTTATCAAATAAATATGACTGCTGGTAGTTATGACTTTTACCGTCCTACCCTCGATTTTACTGGTTCGCTGACTGGCGATCGCTCTCTACTCTATCGTCTGAATTTAGCGTATGAAAATGCTGATAGTTTTCGCGATTTCAATGGAAATGAAAGCTATCTAATTGCACCTGCACTAACATGGAAAATTGGCGATCGCACTAATTTGACAGTTGAACTTGAGCAACAACATCAAAACTACTTTTTTGATAACGGCTTCCCAGCCGAACCAGAATTCCTCGATCTTCCACGCGATCGCTTTGTGTTGGGAGAACCCGATTTAAATGATGCTGAATGGGACTCGACTTCAATTACCTACAACCTCGAACATGAATTTAGCGACAATTGGAAATTTCGCCAGGGATTTAATGCCACAACAGTAAATGGGAGTACAGCATCGTCATTCTTCGATCCTTTAGAAGCAGATCGCCGTACCCTACCGCGTATCTTTTCCGAATCAGAAGAGTCACAGGAAAACTACTCGCTGCAAAATGAGTTTTTTGGCAAGTTTAATACTGGTTCCGTGCGCCACAATTTCTTATTTGGGGTAGAGTTAGCGAGATACAGATTTGACTTTACTTTCTTCGACGGAGAAATTGACCCGATTGATATTTTAGATCCCGTATACGGAGCAAGACCGAGAAACTTTGCTCCAGGCGATCGCACTGCCTATGGTGCAGACAATCTAGGAATTTATCTTCAAGATTTGGTAGAACTTACACCCAATTTCAAAATTTTAGCAGGAGGTCGCTTCGACCTGAATGATGCCTATCGCGACGAATTTGATGCAGCAGAACAAGACCAAGATGAAACAAACAGCGATTTCTCTCCGCGCCTTGGGATTGTCTATCAGCCGAGTCAAAACACATCTTTATATGCCAGTTACTCTCAATCTTTTGCTCAATTATTACCTAGAAGTCAAATTAACGAACAATTCAAACCCACAACTGGCGAACAGTTTGAAATTGGAGTGAAGCAAGATTTTAACGACAGATTATCAGCTACCTTAGCACTTTACCAGTTGACGCGCCAAAATGTACTAACGACCGATCCTACCGATCCTAATTTTCAGATTCAAACAGGGGAACAAAGAAGTCGTGGAGTTGAATTAGATCTAGCAGGGGAATTACTACCAGGTTGGAACCTGATTGCTACCTACGCTTACACCGATGCCGTTGTGACTGAAGATAATGATATTCCTGAAGGCGATCGCTTAGATGGTACGCCAAAACACAGTGCTAGTCTGTGGACGACTTATCAAATTCAAGATGGTTCCCTACAAGGGTTAGGATTTGGACTAGGGCTAACTTTCCAGGGAGACAGAGAAGCACAAATTCCCAATAGCATCACTCTTCCCTCCTATGTTAGAACAGATGCAGCTATTTTTTACAGGCAGAATAACTACAAAATTGCTCTGAATATCAAAAATCTTTTCAACACTAAGTATTACGAGAGTATTGAGAACTTCTCGATATTTCCTGGCGCACCGACAACAGTGCTAGGAACGGTGTCAGTAGAATTCTAA
- a CDS encoding methyltransferase domain-containing protein encodes MSLSFGLGILIALLTLGIALYLLTARRYQSSSSVANSYDRWTEDGILEFYWGEHIHLGHYGSPPQRQDFLTAKSDFVHEMVRWGGLDRFSPGTTVLDVGCGIGGSSRILARDYGFAVTGITISPQQVKRAQELTPTELDVQFLVDDAMALSFPDASFDVVWSIEAGPHMPDKAIFALELLRVLKPGGVLVVADWNQRDDRSYPLNFWEKPVMQQLLDQWSHPAFASIEGFAELLAETGLVEGDVVTADWTEPTLPSWLDTIWQGIVRPQGWMKYGVSGLIKSLREVPTILLMRLAFGTGLCRFGMFRAVRANTLPRLTEISTATTGAHKAS; translated from the coding sequence ATGAGTTTATCTTTCGGACTGGGAATTCTAATCGCACTATTGACGTTAGGTATCGCGCTCTACCTACTCACCGCTCGCCGTTATCAATCGTCTAGTTCTGTTGCCAACTCCTACGATCGATGGACAGAAGACGGGATTTTAGAGTTTTACTGGGGCGAACACATTCACTTGGGTCATTATGGTTCGCCACCCCAACGCCAGGATTTTCTGACAGCTAAATCCGATTTTGTGCATGAAATGGTGCGTTGGGGTGGTTTAGATCGATTTTCTCCTGGCACGACTGTCTTAGATGTGGGTTGTGGCATTGGCGGCAGCAGCCGCATTTTGGCACGGGATTACGGGTTTGCCGTCACTGGAATTACCATCAGCCCCCAACAGGTCAAACGCGCTCAGGAGCTAACCCCAACGGAACTGGACGTGCAGTTTTTGGTGGATGACGCGATGGCGCTTTCGTTTCCAGATGCCAGTTTCGATGTGGTCTGGTCAATTGAAGCGGGTCCCCACATGCCCGACAAAGCAATTTTCGCTCTTGAGTTGCTGCGCGTGCTCAAGCCTGGTGGCGTGCTGGTAGTAGCAGATTGGAATCAGCGAGACGATCGCTCCTACCCGCTGAATTTCTGGGAGAAACCCGTGATGCAACAACTCCTAGATCAGTGGTCGCATCCCGCTTTTGCCAGCATCGAAGGCTTTGCCGAGCTTTTAGCAGAAACGGGACTGGTTGAGGGAGATGTGGTGACTGCCGACTGGACGGAGCCAACCCTACCGTCTTGGCTTGATACAATTTGGCAGGGCATCGTTCGCCCTCAGGGGTGGATGAAATATGGGGTTTCTGGCTTGATCAAGTCCCTGCGAGAAGTTCCCACGATTCTGTTAATGCGACTGGCATTCGGTACAGGGCTGTGCCGATTCGGAATGTTCCGCGCCGTCCGGGCTAATACACTACCGCGATTGACGGAAATTTCCACTGCAACAACTGGGGCACATAAAGCGTCTTAA
- a CDS encoding HupE/UreJ family protein — MNRRSQSFKFVRLGQAGFLAVLTIASLTVTSLLLGTPALAHHAIGGKLPTTFFEGFASGLAHPVIGLDHFAFVVSVGLLAAISRQGIKIPIAFVLAAMLGTGLHLMQLALPAAEFVISGSILLFGILLALKDRPNSWVLTGLTAIVGLFHGYAYGEAIFGAEMTPLIAYLMGFTVIQLAVAIAAFLIGRVVLKKATEQPSLPLRFAGFVICGVGITFLSTLILEIIFPA, encoded by the coding sequence ATGAATCGACGTTCTCAGTCTTTTAAATTCGTTAGGCTTGGGCAAGCTGGATTTTTAGCAGTTTTGACAATTGCGAGTCTAACGGTTACGAGTCTTTTGCTAGGTACTCCCGCACTGGCTCACCATGCAATAGGGGGAAAACTACCTACCACTTTCTTTGAAGGTTTTGCATCGGGACTGGCTCATCCCGTCATCGGGCTTGACCATTTTGCCTTCGTGGTGTCCGTTGGGTTACTTGCCGCAATTAGTCGTCAGGGAATCAAGATTCCGATCGCCTTTGTGCTGGCAGCCATGCTCGGAACTGGGCTGCACCTGATGCAACTGGCATTACCAGCGGCTGAGTTTGTGATCTCTGGATCTATACTGCTATTTGGGATCTTGCTAGCACTCAAAGATCGTCCCAATAGCTGGGTTTTAACTGGATTGACAGCAATCGTCGGGTTGTTTCATGGCTACGCCTATGGAGAAGCTATCTTTGGTGCCGAGATGACACCCTTAATTGCCTACTTGATGGGTTTTACAGTGATTCAACTAGCGGTGGCGATCGCTGCTTTTCTAATTGGCAGAGTCGTGCTGAAAAAAGCAACCGAACAACCTAGTTTGCCGCTGCGGTTCGCTGGCTTTGTCATTTGTGGAGTGGGTATTACTTTTTTATCTACTTTAATTTTGGAGATAATTTTTCCAGCATAG
- a CDS encoding ABC transporter substrate-binding protein, whose amino-acid sequence MKWRNLAIVLLLVILSGCGDRIGKPIAQTRVTDANYSPVKIDNCGITATYKQPPKRAVALNQPATEVLLALGLEERTIGTAYLDDRIPPQYQKAYEKIPVLAKQYPSREVLLTSEPDFVYGSFPGAFGSNDRREREDLSHLGIQSYLSLQNQSLCKTKERPLENLYNEVREIGRIFGVETRSQQLIASWQAQIAETQRKLGKIETPKRVFWYADEDPPYTVTQSSLPNQILELAGGRNIFQLGGEDTYIKVNWEDVITRNPEVIVISEAFWSLAQRQVQLFQTNLAFSQLKAVQQQRFIIIKYRHSTSVVSIAEGIGQLARELYPERFK is encoded by the coding sequence ATGAAGTGGCGTAATCTAGCAATCGTTCTCCTATTAGTAATACTTAGCGGATGCGGCGATCGCATAGGAAAACCCATAGCTCAAACTCGTGTTACTGATGCTAACTATAGTCCAGTCAAAATTGATAACTGCGGGATAACTGCAACCTACAAACAGCCTCCTAAACGTGCAGTCGCATTAAACCAACCAGCTACCGAGGTGTTGCTAGCTCTCGGTTTAGAGGAGCGGACGATCGGTACGGCTTACTTAGACGATCGCATTCCACCTCAATATCAAAAAGCATACGAAAAAATTCCCGTCCTTGCCAAGCAGTATCCTTCACGAGAAGTTCTACTCACCAGCGAACCAGATTTTGTCTACGGATCGTTTCCTGGTGCTTTTGGTTCTAACGATCGCCGCGAACGCGAAGATTTATCTCATCTAGGAATTCAATCTTATTTATCACTGCAAAATCAAAGTTTATGCAAAACAAAAGAAAGACCGTTGGAAAATCTATATAATGAAGTTCGCGAGATCGGACGTATTTTTGGAGTAGAAACGCGATCGCAGCAACTGATTGCTTCTTGGCAGGCACAAATTGCAGAAACCCAGAGAAAATTGGGGAAGATAGAAACTCCTAAACGAGTTTTTTGGTATGCCGATGAAGACCCTCCCTATACCGTAACTCAAAGTAGTTTACCAAATCAAATTTTAGAATTAGCAGGTGGTCGTAACATCTTCCAGCTAGGAGGTGAAGATACATACATCAAAGTTAATTGGGAAGATGTCATTACTCGTAATCCAGAGGTAATAGTCATCAGTGAAGCTTTTTGGTCGCTAGCCCAGAGGCAAGTACAATTGTTTCAAACTAACCTTGCTTTCTCGCAACTAAAAGCCGTACAACAGCAGAGATTTATTATCATCAAATACAGACATAGTACGTCGGTCGTTAGTATTGCAGAAGGGATCGGACAACTTGCTCGGGAGTTATATCCAGAGCGATTTAAATGA
- a CDS encoding TonB-dependent siderophore receptor encodes MPKQQISVGLNAIVSVLVSFPAYADVVQVTAVQLKQTNGGVEVLLETTGGVSSQVLTTSFGRTFVANVINAQLRLPSGREFRQENPSPGIASVVVTSSGANSVRVRVTGVAGVPKSQVVSSSKGLLLSLSAPPVAAVQPTVKPKPEQPQREPTTPNAQQPQAEAEELREIVVTGEREGYSVPDATTGTRTDIPLRDIPQSIQVIPREVIEDRNVVRLSELADNVSGVQAEQGYGGLSSQGYRIRGFITNFETLRNGFPDYGYFSPRDVANVERVEFLKGPAAVLYGGSPTQYAGGSGVVNTITKKPLSEPFYRANLTYGSYDFFRPSLDISGPLTEDKSVLYRLNVAYENADSFRDFVENDSFFISPVVEVRISDRTKLSFEYEYQKYNYTFEQGFPIEPEVLRLPRSRFLGEPNFADGNITFNSFTYNFEHEFNDNLKFRQGFNVLEANLDNAEHFAYSSLQDDRRTLDRVLYASDEKHSNITLQNELSGKFSTGSIRHTVLFGVDLAQNVFNYIFAPELELPIDIFNPQYGGTLVPNGAPAFGRKIVSENLGIFAQNLVELTPNFKLLLGGRLDFNDYSTEDRVTDELLDEQSKTRFSPRIGLVYQPGDATSIFFNWSNGFSPQFQARSRTNTEFEPQRSEQIEVGIKQDFNERLNATLALFQVTKQNVLTADPVDSLFSTQTGEQRSRGIEFDLAGEISPGWKIIANYAYIDAEVTEDNTIPVGDRLFGVPEHSAGLWTTYEIQSGNLQGLGFGVGLYFVDEQEADLPNTFTLSSYVRADASIFYRRNNYRFALNFKNISNVKYYETDSYNLDPAAPFTVFGTVAYEF; translated from the coding sequence ATGCCAAAGCAACAGATATCTGTGGGGCTGAATGCGATTGTGTCGGTTTTAGTTTCTTTTCCCGCTTATGCAGATGTAGTACAAGTTACTGCCGTACAGCTCAAACAAACAAATGGTGGAGTTGAGGTACTTTTAGAAACTACGGGTGGGGTATCTTCTCAAGTGCTGACAACAAGCTTCGGCAGAACTTTTGTTGCTAATGTTATCAATGCTCAATTGCGCCTACCTTCCGGTAGAGAATTTCGTCAAGAAAATCCCAGTCCAGGTATTGCCTCAGTCGTAGTGACTTCTTCAGGAGCCAATAGCGTTCGAGTTCGAGTCACGGGAGTTGCAGGCGTGCCAAAAAGTCAGGTCGTATCTTCATCTAAAGGATTACTTCTGAGCTTATCTGCACCGCCAGTAGCGGCAGTGCAGCCTACTGTCAAACCAAAGCCTGAACAGCCTCAACGAGAACCGACTACCCCAAATGCCCAACAACCTCAAGCTGAGGCTGAGGAACTACGAGAAATTGTGGTGACAGGCGAGCGAGAAGGATATAGCGTACCAGATGCAACCACAGGAACGAGAACTGACATCCCGCTGCGCGACATTCCACAGTCAATTCAAGTTATCCCCCGTGAGGTGATTGAAGATCGAAATGTCGTGCGTCTGTCAGAATTAGCAGACAATGTTAGCGGCGTACAAGCAGAGCAGGGATATGGGGGATTATCTTCACAAGGTTATCGAATTCGAGGATTTATCACTAATTTTGAAACTCTAAGAAATGGGTTTCCCGATTACGGTTATTTCAGTCCTCGCGATGTTGCTAACGTCGAGCGCGTGGAGTTTCTCAAAGGTCCAGCAGCGGTGTTATATGGTGGTAGCCCAACTCAATATGCGGGTGGTAGCGGCGTTGTCAATACAATTACGAAAAAGCCTTTATCAGAGCCGTTTTACAGGGCAAATTTAACTTATGGAAGTTACGACTTTTTCCGTCCCAGTTTAGATATTAGCGGACCCCTGACAGAAGACAAATCGGTTTTATATCGGTTGAATGTTGCTTATGAAAATGCCGATAGTTTTCGTGATTTTGTCGAGAATGATAGTTTCTTCATTTCACCTGTAGTAGAGGTAAGAATAAGCGATCGCACCAAGCTCTCGTTTGAATACGAATATCAAAAGTACAACTATACATTTGAACAAGGCTTTCCCATAGAGCCAGAAGTTTTGAGATTACCTAGAAGTCGGTTTCTAGGCGAACCAAACTTTGCTGATGGGAATATTACTTTCAACTCATTTACATATAATTTTGAACATGAGTTTAACGACAATCTAAAATTTCGTCAGGGATTTAACGTCCTCGAAGCTAATTTAGACAATGCCGAGCATTTTGCTTACAGTTCCCTGCAAGACGATCGCCGCACGCTCGACCGTGTTTTATATGCATCAGATGAAAAACATAGCAACATCACTCTGCAAAACGAACTTTCTGGCAAATTTTCTACTGGTTCAATTCGTCATACTGTCTTGTTCGGGGTAGATTTAGCTCAAAACGTATTCAACTACATTTTTGCTCCCGAACTAGAATTACCAATAGATATTTTCAATCCGCAGTATGGCGGTACGCTAGTTCCCAACGGAGCGCCAGCCTTTGGCAGAAAAATTGTCTCAGAAAATCTGGGTATATTCGCGCAAAATTTGGTGGAACTAACCCCAAACTTTAAACTATTGTTGGGTGGTCGTCTGGATTTTAATGACTACAGCACAGAAGACCGCGTGACAGATGAATTGCTCGACGAACAATCTAAAACTCGATTTTCGCCACGAATCGGTTTAGTCTATCAACCAGGCGATGCAACTTCCATCTTCTTTAATTGGTCGAACGGTTTTTCGCCACAGTTTCAAGCTCGCAGCCGGACAAATACAGAATTTGAACCGCAAAGGAGCGAACAAATTGAAGTGGGAATCAAGCAAGATTTCAACGAGCGATTAAATGCAACTTTAGCTTTATTTCAAGTTACAAAGCAGAACGTACTGACAGCAGATCCGGTCGATTCATTGTTTAGCACTCAGACAGGCGAACAAAGAAGCCGTGGGATTGAATTCGACCTAGCAGGAGAGATCTCACCAGGCTGGAAAATAATTGCTAACTATGCCTACATTGATGCCGAAGTGACAGAAGATAATACTATTCCCGTAGGCGATCGCTTATTCGGCGTGCCAGAACACAGTGCTGGACTGTGGACGACGTATGAGATTCAAAGTGGAAATTTGCAGGGGTTAGGTTTTGGAGTCGGGTTGTATTTTGTGGACGAACAAGAAGCGGATTTACCGAATACCTTTACTCTCTCTAGTTATGTCAGAGCCGATGCTTCTATTTTTTATCGTCGTAACAATTACAGATTTGCTTTGAATTTTAAGAATATTTCTAATGTTAAATATTACGAGACTGATAGCTATAATCTCGACCCCGCAGCGCCATTTACCGTATTCGGAACAGTAGCTTATGAATTTTAG
- a CDS encoding ABC transporter substrate-binding protein produces the protein MTQSATEVMLALGLDKHIVGTAYQDNPSLPEYQQAYARIPVLAQKYPSQEVFLSVEPDFVYTTEESAFEKNAIGAREELLNIGINSYLLPIECERPELRPQRVTTENLYQQVREIGQIFGVKARAEKLVVEMRSQLQITQKQLGKVKKRQRIFWYDSEDPPLTVSNWGIPERIIELAGGENIFKDIQKKEAWTIVNWEDVIERQPDVIVLIDASWSPAEKKRQLLKSNPAYSKLKAVQQNKFIVLEFNYTIPGIRNITGVKKLAAALYPERFK, from the coding sequence ATGACTCAATCTGCAACTGAGGTGATGTTAGCTCTAGGTTTAGACAAACATATAGTTGGTACTGCATACCAAGATAATCCCAGCTTACCAGAGTACCAGCAGGCGTATGCTCGAATTCCCGTGTTGGCGCAGAAGTATCCTTCACAAGAGGTTTTTTTAAGTGTAGAGCCAGATTTTGTTTACACGACAGAGGAAAGTGCTTTTGAGAAAAATGCAATTGGAGCCAGAGAAGAGTTATTAAATATAGGCATCAATTCTTATTTACTACCAATAGAATGCGAGCGCCCAGAGTTAAGACCTCAGCGCGTCACAACGGAAAATCTCTACCAGCAAGTGCGAGAAATTGGGCAGATTTTTGGTGTAAAAGCACGCGCAGAAAAGTTAGTGGTAGAAATGCGATCGCAATTACAAATCACTCAAAAACAATTGGGAAAAGTCAAAAAGCGTCAGCGAATATTTTGGTATGACTCAGAAGATCCGCCCTTAACTGTCTCTAACTGGGGAATACCAGAACGTATCATCGAGTTAGCAGGTGGAGAGAATATTTTCAAAGATATTCAGAAAAAAGAAGCATGGACGATTGTTAATTGGGAAGATGTTATCGAACGTCAACCAGATGTCATTGTATTAATTGATGCTTCGTGGTCGCCTGCGGAAAAAAAGCGCCAATTACTTAAATCTAACCCTGCATATTCTAAGTTAAAAGCCGTGCAACAGAACAAATTCATTGTCTTAGAGTTCAACTACACGATACCAGGAATTAGAAATATTACTGGGGTGAAAAAACTAGCAGCAGCATTGTATCCAGAGCGGTTTAAATAA
- a CDS encoding ABC transporter ATP-binding protein gives MLKGENLCFRYRKDLPWIVREFSIEVARGEIVGLSGPSGFGKTTLGKLLAGYLQPSAGSVTVDGKPLTMRGYCPVQLIFQLPELAIAPRWRIARVLNEGQSPEPELLRALNIDKSWLSRWPHELSSGELQRVAVARALGSRTRYLIADEMTAMLDANTQALIWSAVIDYAKQTELGILAISHDAALLQRLCHRIVGLTNRHCQVNEGDGR, from the coding sequence ATGCTTAAAGGAGAAAATCTTTGCTTTCGCTACCGAAAAGACCTACCTTGGATTGTGCGGGAGTTCAGCATTGAGGTAGCTCGGGGTGAAATTGTTGGGTTGAGCGGACCTTCAGGCTTCGGCAAGACTACCTTGGGCAAGCTCCTCGCTGGCTATCTCCAACCAAGTGCTGGTAGCGTCACAGTAGATGGAAAGCCCTTGACCATGCGAGGCTACTGTCCAGTACAATTGATTTTTCAACTTCCAGAACTAGCGATCGCCCCCCGCTGGCGCATCGCACGGGTTTTGAACGAAGGCCAGTCTCCAGAACCAGAACTGTTGCGAGCTCTTAACATTGACAAAAGTTGGCTGAGCCGTTGGCCTCACGAACTAAGTAGTGGCGAACTCCAACGGGTGGCAGTAGCTCGCGCCCTCGGCTCTCGTACCCGTTACTTGATTGCTGACGAGATGACAGCCATGCTGGATGCTAATACGCAAGCTTTAATCTGGTCTGCTGTAATTGATTATGCCAAGCAGACCGAGCTGGGCATTTTAGCCATCAGTCACGATGCAGCACTACTTCAACGCCTTTGCCATCGGATCGTTGGCTTGACAAACAGGCATTGTCAAGTTAACGAGGGGGACGGCAGATAG